A single region of the Bacteroidota bacterium genome encodes:
- a CDS encoding exodeoxyribonuclease V subunit gamma has translation MPITLKQKSKPSLQQPGLFSAIDSVEHTLLVVPTKRRSRHLVREMLSGGGKTVAQVPIFTLESLAFRLFEAAFENLRVVADPIQTLLFGQAIVASRGTLRYFHLRDRGNVLPRGTLDKVIQVIRHLKEYGIYPENLAEELVSEEEGDQPKLRDIITIYSTYESLLSNLAAVDPEGVFKTLHHTCPQPKFENAFRDVFPDVQSVSIVGFDEFTEPELGFIQKLSSMDVEVTLVFDFQPGNEALFGHLEQNYRRFLDMKFAAERNTGSGTLILNRPQVSDHVAQTLRNVAANMFRRDGEIERERCADHVTVVKAKDRIAEVEFICRLIKQLVAEKPALDLSRVCVAMYMPQLYTHIMREQFTRYGIPVNITDRNRLAQSPVVIAIVGLLEVAVRGFRREDVLGTVGSTYFECMNNGTSVDSSNLMKTARELRIVGGARSWLSRIDRQIQKVRQTHLISLEEEEQKRAKRDINKLEQAKQDIQWLESLLADILPDQTPAQFFMSLQHLLETLHLSQRIVAIGVKNRPELVEQDARAFAKFIDVVEQTMHVLEYQAGKDQRYSLRFYVEQLKIALSQERYNVREQFGRGVLVTSIDETRGLPLDVMIVAGLVDGEFPSVYQSELFFGNKRLAEREQRHTWENRYLFYQAITNWSEHLYLTYPEQEVERDLVRSGFIDAVLAIAEVEQWEYPGNVPFEYTIHSADDYLRHHGRALLSEEKRKEDDVPEILRDKVKVVEKALLVESNRVQTHNLPEFEGMILNDISEEAKESLMQLKHRVYSVSQLESYGKCPYQFFVRRILRLNSVEDVEEEFSPLDKGSVLHDILFEFYVERRDQKLPSLVGCSDTEFSDAHKMLLAIAERKLDEIDIPDAFWELEKELILGNKSTGGEGTLREFLEHERKRNSPLQPGFFEVGFGPQPGSRNRIDTQLFSDEPVVAGNIQLSGKVDRVEIGDEAFVIVDYKSGNVQARLDDVRSGISLQLPIYLYTIEQMLAAQFRREITPAGGLYYKLRSPVELKVGVGSGEHKTELEVARSNANLLPSDAELKELIAQAINLVNSFVDEMTQGKFPLTSHDKIDKVCTYCDYKTICRIQTIQRVAQPDPEKE, from the coding sequence ATGCCCATAACACTCAAGCAGAAGAGCAAACCTTCACTCCAACAGCCGGGCCTGTTTTCCGCTATTGATTCGGTCGAGCACACTCTTCTGGTGGTTCCCACAAAGCGCAGGAGCCGGCATCTTGTCAGGGAAATGCTGTCAGGTGGGGGAAAAACGGTGGCCCAAGTACCGATCTTTACGCTGGAATCCCTTGCATTCAGGCTTTTCGAGGCTGCTTTCGAGAATCTCCGTGTTGTTGCGGACCCGATTCAAACCCTGTTGTTTGGGCAGGCAATTGTGGCTTCCCGGGGCACCTTGCGCTACTTTCACCTGAGGGATCGGGGGAATGTACTTCCGCGCGGCACGCTGGACAAGGTTATTCAAGTAATTCGTCATCTTAAAGAATACGGGATATATCCCGAAAACCTCGCGGAAGAGTTGGTATCGGAAGAGGAGGGTGATCAGCCGAAACTTCGCGACATTATCACAATCTACTCCACGTACGAATCCTTGCTTTCCAATCTCGCTGCAGTCGATCCTGAAGGCGTCTTCAAAACCCTGCACCACACCTGCCCACAGCCAAAGTTCGAAAACGCGTTCCGCGATGTTTTCCCCGATGTGCAGAGCGTGTCCATCGTCGGATTTGATGAGTTCACGGAACCCGAACTCGGCTTCATCCAGAAACTCTCCTCAATGGATGTGGAGGTAACACTCGTGTTCGATTTCCAACCGGGCAATGAAGCCCTGTTCGGACATCTGGAACAGAATTACAGAAGGTTTCTCGACATGAAGTTCGCGGCAGAACGCAATACAGGCAGCGGCACTCTTATTCTGAACAGGCCGCAAGTGAGCGACCATGTCGCGCAGACACTCCGGAATGTTGCAGCAAACATGTTTCGACGTGATGGAGAGATTGAAAGAGAGCGATGCGCCGATCATGTAACCGTGGTGAAGGCCAAGGATCGTATTGCCGAAGTTGAGTTCATCTGCAGGCTGATCAAGCAACTCGTGGCCGAAAAGCCTGCATTGGATCTCAGCCGGGTGTGTGTCGCGATGTATATGCCGCAGCTGTATACTCACATCATGCGTGAGCAATTCACGAGATACGGCATTCCTGTGAACATAACCGATCGGAACCGATTGGCGCAATCCCCGGTCGTCATTGCCATTGTCGGGTTGCTGGAAGTTGCAGTGCGGGGATTCCGTCGTGAAGATGTTCTCGGAACCGTCGGCTCAACGTACTTTGAATGCATGAACAACGGTACATCTGTCGATTCCTCTAATTTGATGAAGACAGCGCGGGAGTTACGTATTGTGGGCGGGGCACGCTCATGGCTTTCCAGAATCGATCGACAAATTCAGAAAGTCCGGCAAACTCATCTGATCTCTCTCGAAGAAGAGGAGCAGAAACGCGCGAAGCGCGACATCAACAAGCTTGAACAGGCCAAACAGGATATTCAATGGCTTGAATCCCTGTTGGCAGATATTCTTCCGGATCAGACTCCGGCGCAGTTCTTCATGTCCTTGCAGCATCTTCTTGAGACGCTTCATCTTTCGCAACGCATCGTGGCGATAGGCGTGAAGAATCGCCCCGAACTTGTGGAACAGGATGCACGGGCATTCGCCAAGTTCATCGATGTTGTTGAGCAGACAATGCATGTGCTGGAGTATCAGGCCGGAAAAGACCAACGCTATTCTCTCCGCTTCTATGTCGAACAGTTGAAGATTGCCCTTTCACAGGAACGCTACAACGTTCGTGAACAGTTCGGCCGGGGAGTTCTCGTCACATCAATTGACGAAACACGGGGGCTTCCGCTCGATGTCATGATCGTCGCGGGGTTGGTGGATGGCGAGTTCCCTTCCGTCTATCAGTCGGAATTGTTTTTCGGAAACAAGCGCCTCGCTGAGCGCGAGCAGCGGCACACATGGGAAAACCGGTACTTGTTCTATCAGGCGATCACAAACTGGTCGGAACATCTGTACTTGACATACCCCGAGCAGGAAGTCGAGCGCGATCTTGTACGCTCGGGTTTTATTGATGCCGTGCTGGCCATAGCCGAAGTCGAGCAGTGGGAATATCCGGGAAATGTACCGTTTGAATATACTATTCACTCGGCGGACGATTATTTACGGCATCACGGACGTGCCTTGCTTTCCGAAGAAAAGAGAAAGGAGGATGATGTTCCCGAAATCCTTCGTGATAAGGTGAAGGTTGTCGAGAAGGCTTTGCTTGTAGAATCGAATCGCGTGCAGACTCATAATCTCCCCGAATTCGAGGGGATGATCTTGAACGATATTTCGGAGGAAGCCAAAGAGAGTCTGATGCAGTTGAAGCATCGCGTGTACTCCGTCAGCCAGCTTGAATCGTACGGCAAGTGCCCGTACCAGTTCTTTGTCCGGCGTATTCTGCGGTTGAACAGTGTTGAGGATGTTGAGGAAGAGTTCTCTCCGCTGGACAAGGGTTCTGTTCTCCATGACATACTCTTCGAATTTTATGTTGAACGGAGAGACCAGAAGCTTCCCTCACTTGTTGGCTGCTCGGACACGGAATTCTCCGATGCCCACAAAATGTTGCTCGCAATTGCGGAACGCAAGCTTGATGAAATCGATATTCCCGACGCGTTCTGGGAGTTGGAAAAGGAACTCATTCTCGGCAACAAAAGTACCGGGGGGGAAGGCACGCTGCGCGAGTTTCTTGAACACGAGCGGAAGAGAAACTCCCCTCTGCAGCCGGGGTTCTTCGAAGTCGGGTTCGGGCCGCAACCGGGCTCGCGAAACCGCATCGACACGCAACTCTTTTCGGATGAGCCGGTTGTTGCCGGCAATATTCAGCTCAGCGGGAAGGTGGATCGTGTTGAAATCGGGGATGAAGCTTTCGTGATTGTTGACTACAAATCCGGCAACGTGCAGGCACGACTCGACGATGTTCGGTCGGGCATCAGCTTGCAGCTTCCGATTTATCTCTATACCATTGAACAGATGCTTGCAGCGCAATTCCGCAGGGAAATTACACCGGCTGGCGGTTTGTATTACAAATTACGCAGTCCCGTTGAGTTGAAGGTCGGCGTCGGCAGCGGCGAGCACAAGACCGAGTTGGAGGTAGCCCGGTCCAATGCCAATCTTCTTCCTTCAGACGCGGAACTCAAAGAACTCATAGCGCAGGCAATCAATCTGGTAAACTCGTTTGTGGATGAGATGACGCAGGGGAAATTTCCCCTCACATCTCACGACAAGATCGACAAGGTCTGTACCTATTGCGATTACAAGACAATCTGCCGCATACAAACAATCCAGCGTGTAGCACAGCCTGATCCGGAGAAAGAATGA
- a CDS encoding sigma-54-dependent Fis family transcriptional regulator, whose amino-acid sequence MVDDTRLLKHLTDRQQLTKVIVLSERADVNSAVKLMKAGAFDVLVTPLEPLRLVQSTEDALAEFVKEKTQRRSEERNRALISFEEIVGESPSISLLKQTINTVAPSDANVFVWGESGTGKELVAKALHSKSKRASKPFIAINCAALPKDILENELFGHEKGAFTGALSLKPGCFELANEGTLFLDEIGEMSTATQAKLLRAIEEQSFRRLGGRTELKVDVRVIAATNREVSSALDQGILRSDLYYRLSVVEMELPPLRSRKQDIVPLSHHFLKLFGLKYGKEIRGFASDYLEMLQSYHWPGNIRELRNAIERAVVICPGEVISVLDLPEKILKTQNEIMHISIPIGSSVEEAEKKLILETLASVGNNKAKAARILGVSRKTLHNKLHSFDWRLEGK is encoded by the coding sequence ATGGTTGACGACACAAGACTTCTCAAGCACCTTACCGATCGGCAGCAGCTTACCAAAGTGATTGTGCTTTCAGAACGTGCCGACGTTAACAGCGCAGTAAAGCTGATGAAAGCCGGAGCATTCGACGTGCTCGTGACTCCCCTCGAACCGTTGCGGCTTGTGCAATCCACAGAGGATGCGCTCGCCGAGTTTGTCAAAGAGAAGACCCAGCGACGGTCCGAAGAACGGAACAGAGCCCTCATCAGCTTCGAGGAAATTGTAGGCGAAAGCCCGTCCATCAGCCTTCTGAAACAAACAATCAACACCGTCGCCCCGTCTGATGCCAACGTGTTTGTTTGGGGAGAAAGCGGAACCGGGAAAGAACTTGTGGCGAAGGCTCTGCACTCAAAAAGCAAGCGTGCATCAAAACCGTTTATCGCCATCAACTGTGCAGCCCTTCCGAAGGACATTCTGGAAAACGAGCTTTTTGGTCACGAAAAAGGAGCGTTCACCGGTGCCCTCAGTCTGAAACCCGGATGCTTTGAACTGGCGAATGAAGGTACGCTCTTTCTCGACGAAATAGGTGAAATGAGCACAGCAACGCAGGCAAAACTCCTGCGGGCAATCGAAGAGCAGTCGTTCAGGCGACTGGGCGGAAGAACAGAATTGAAAGTGGATGTACGCGTCATTGCCGCGACAAACCGCGAGGTATCAAGCGCCTTGGATCAGGGAATTTTGCGCTCCGACTTGTATTACCGCTTGAGTGTTGTTGAAATGGAGTTGCCTCCACTTCGCAGCCGCAAGCAGGATATCGTTCCATTGTCTCATCATTTCCTGAAGTTGTTCGGCCTGAAGTACGGCAAGGAGATCCGCGGATTTGCCAGCGACTACCTCGAGATGCTGCAATCCTATCACTGGCCGGGGAATATCCGGGAGCTGCGCAATGCCATTGAACGCGCCGTCGTCATTTGTCCGGGAGAAGTAATTTCCGTTCTCGATCTCCCGGAGAAAATCCTCAAAACGCAGAACGAAATCATGCACATCAGCATCCCGATTGGCAGTTCTGTGGAAGAGGCGGAGAAGAAGCTCATCCTTGAAACACTCGCTTCGGTGGGCAACAACAAAGCAAAAGCCGCCCGAATTCTCGGTGTCAGCAGGAAGACCCTGCACAACAAGTTGCACAGCTTCGATTGGCGGCTTGAAGGGAAGTAA
- a CDS encoding SGNH/GDSL hydrolase family protein — protein MSDLQNGGNGAFSKKSGSKLREFGKGILLTAVSIVVCLGLLEVVVRFAEPKEVMRYFYSQDDDILHHKFKPNATGRYKTNEFDTDYNINSLGLRDKEYSVRKPDNTYRILMLGDSYTEGDGVHSHETFSKLLEDRLKKLAGPMTYEVINAGVGSYSPLLEYLYLKHYGLQLDPDLVILNFDLSDVYDDYVYTKTARFDEKGIPLGVSPSGEPDGLLTGPLAVIKDWFKHNIRLYNFIRIRITPQLEMAKRQGDFNGDIFRDKYAMLRETYVDSSKNWELTHKYLLLIRDELRVKGIDFWMTVYPYGLQVHPKEWKSGREYWQFRQDTVYSTWPQDQLEQWASGNGIKAINMCPDFRERSKTVFPLFLDNNGHWVAAGHEVVAEVLYRNVEQFLSERGGPPATQMPSF, from the coding sequence ATGAGTGATCTGCAAAACGGGGGAAATGGCGCCTTCTCGAAGAAATCCGGCTCCAAGCTCCGTGAGTTTGGCAAGGGGATACTTCTCACAGCCGTTTCCATAGTTGTGTGCTTAGGTTTGCTTGAGGTTGTGGTTCGATTCGCTGAACCGAAAGAGGTAATGAGGTACTTCTATTCACAAGATGACGATATTCTCCACCACAAATTCAAACCGAATGCCACCGGGCGCTACAAAACCAACGAATTTGACACTGATTACAACATCAATTCTCTTGGCTTACGGGACAAGGAGTACAGCGTCCGGAAACCGGATAATACATATCGCATTTTGATGTTAGGAGATTCGTACACGGAAGGTGACGGCGTACACAGTCATGAAACGTTTTCGAAGCTTCTTGAAGATAGACTGAAGAAGCTTGCCGGCCCGATGACGTATGAAGTAATAAACGCGGGCGTGGGGAGTTATTCTCCCTTGCTGGAATACCTCTACTTGAAGCATTACGGCCTTCAACTCGATCCCGATCTCGTTATTCTCAACTTCGACTTGTCGGATGTGTATGACGATTATGTGTACACGAAAACCGCCCGTTTTGATGAGAAAGGAATTCCATTGGGCGTAAGTCCATCCGGCGAGCCCGACGGCCTGTTGACAGGCCCGCTTGCCGTCATCAAAGATTGGTTCAAGCATAATATCCGGCTCTATAACTTCATCCGCATCCGCATCACCCCGCAGCTTGAAATGGCCAAAAGACAAGGGGATTTCAACGGGGATATTTTCCGCGACAAGTATGCTATGCTCAGGGAAACGTATGTTGACAGCAGCAAGAACTGGGAGTTGACGCATAAGTATCTTCTGCTCATTCGTGACGAGCTTCGTGTGAAAGGGATTGATTTTTGGATGACCGTGTATCCCTACGGATTACAGGTTCACCCGAAAGAATGGAAGTCGGGGAGGGAGTATTGGCAATTCCGGCAGGATACGGTGTACTCTACGTGGCCGCAGGATCAGCTCGAACAATGGGCATCCGGCAACGGCATCAAAGCAATCAACATGTGTCCCGATTTCCGGGAGAGATCGAAAACGGTGTTTCCTCTGTTTCTTGACAACAACGGGCACTGGGTTGCAGCCGGGCATGAAGTAGTGGCGGAAGTCTTGTATCGTAACGTTGAACAATTCTTGAGCGAACGTGGAGGACCCCCGGCAACTCAAATGCCATCGTTCTGA
- a CDS encoding ATP-dependent Clp protease ATP-binding subunit, translating to MEGNFSNRVQDVIRLSREEALRLGHDYIGTEHLLLGVIREGEGIAVKILRNLGVDLYKLKKAIEDTVRTSGGTLTIGNIPLTKQAEKVLKITYLEAKLYKSDVIGTEHLLLSLLRDDDNIAAQILHQFNIHYDVVRGELDNIISGKPSSPPHGSQQEKKPEKSKTPVLDNFGHDLTKMAAEDKLDPIVGREKEIERVAQVLSRRKKNNPVLIGEPGVGKTAIAEGLAMRIVQKKVSRVLHNKRVVTLDLAALVAGTKYRGQFEERMKAVMNELEKAKDVILFIDELHTIVGAGGASGSLDASNMFKPALSRGELQCIGATTLDEYRQYIEKDGALDRRFQKIMVDPTTVEETIQILTNIKHKYEEHHGVRYSPKAIESSVKLSDRYITDRYLPDKAIDVMDESGSRVHLANIHVPKEILDLEGEVEKIKQSKNQVVKNQNFEEAARLRDLEKRLLSDLEIAKREWELKAQDTVHEVTEQEIADVVSMMTSIPVNKVAQSESEKLLKMDVALKDQVVGQDEALIKLTKAIRRTRAGLKDPSRPIGSFIFLGPTGVGKTEMAKALARYLFDSEESLIRIDMSEYMEKFSVSRLVGAPPGYVGYEEGGQLTEKVRRKPYSVVLLDEIEKAHPDVFNILLQVFDDGILTDSLGRRVDFKNTIIIMTSNIGTRDLKKSGGFGFGTDSAKHTAESIKSTIEDALKRVFNPEFLNRIDDTIIFGSLTKEHIMQIVDIQMRDLMKRIATMGITIELTKPAKEFLADKGYDPAFGARPLRRALQKYLEDPIAEELLKGKYPEGTVLRAKVNKKADELKFSVVTAGEVDTPEEEEEKPADVS from the coding sequence ATGGAAGGCAATTTTTCGAACCGTGTGCAGGACGTCATAAGGCTTAGCCGCGAAGAGGCATTGAGGTTGGGGCATGACTACATCGGTACCGAGCACCTCCTGCTCGGTGTGATTCGAGAGGGAGAAGGTATTGCGGTAAAGATACTCCGCAACCTCGGCGTGGACCTCTACAAGCTAAAGAAGGCGATTGAGGATACAGTCCGCACGTCGGGCGGCACACTTACCATCGGAAATATCCCTCTGACGAAGCAGGCGGAAAAAGTTCTGAAAATTACTTACCTCGAAGCGAAGCTCTACAAGTCGGATGTAATAGGAACGGAACATCTCCTCCTTTCTCTTTTGAGAGATGATGACAACATCGCGGCGCAAATCCTTCATCAATTCAATATCCATTACGATGTGGTTCGCGGAGAACTCGACAATATCATCAGCGGCAAGCCCAGCAGTCCGCCTCACGGTTCACAACAAGAAAAGAAGCCCGAGAAATCCAAGACTCCTGTTCTCGACAACTTCGGCCACGACCTGACGAAGATGGCCGCCGAAGACAAGCTCGATCCGATTGTCGGACGAGAGAAGGAAATTGAACGCGTTGCGCAAGTGCTGAGCCGCCGCAAAAAGAACAACCCTGTGCTTATCGGCGAGCCGGGCGTCGGCAAAACGGCAATCGCCGAAGGCCTCGCAATGCGCATTGTTCAGAAGAAGGTTTCACGCGTTCTGCACAACAAACGGGTCGTCACGCTTGACCTTGCGGCACTTGTCGCCGGAACGAAATATCGCGGCCAGTTTGAAGAACGGATGAAGGCCGTGATGAATGAGTTGGAGAAGGCGAAGGATGTCATCCTGTTCATCGACGAGTTGCATACGATCGTAGGAGCAGGCGGCGCATCGGGCTCGCTGGATGCCTCCAACATGTTCAAGCCGGCCCTTTCACGAGGCGAACTGCAATGTATCGGCGCAACAACGCTCGACGAATACCGGCAGTACATCGAAAAAGACGGCGCCCTTGACCGTCGCTTCCAGAAAATCATGGTCGACCCGACGACCGTTGAAGAGACAATCCAGATTCTCACCAACATCAAACACAAATACGAAGAGCATCACGGAGTTCGCTACAGCCCGAAGGCCATCGAGTCTTCTGTAAAGCTGAGTGACCGCTACATCACCGACAGGTATTTGCCCGACAAGGCAATTGATGTAATGGATGAATCGGGTTCGCGTGTTCATCTCGCCAATATTCATGTGCCGAAGGAAATTCTTGACCTTGAAGGAGAAGTAGAGAAAATCAAACAATCAAAGAATCAGGTTGTCAAAAACCAGAACTTTGAAGAAGCCGCACGACTGCGTGATTTGGAGAAGAGATTGTTAAGCGATCTCGAAATTGCGAAGCGCGAGTGGGAGCTGAAGGCGCAAGATACGGTTCATGAAGTGACCGAGCAGGAAATCGCCGACGTTGTTTCGATGATGACCAGCATTCCGGTGAACAAGGTCGCTCAATCTGAATCCGAAAAATTACTGAAGATGGATGTTGCGTTGAAGGATCAGGTGGTTGGACAGGACGAGGCCCTGATCAAGCTGACGAAAGCAATCCGCCGTACACGTGCCGGTCTGAAAGACCCGAGCCGGCCGATTGGCTCGTTCATCTTCCTCGGACCGACGGGAGTCGGCAAGACCGAAATGGCAAAGGCGTTAGCCCGCTATTTGTTCGATTCGGAAGAGTCTCTGATCCGCATTGACATGAGCGAGTACATGGAAAAGTTCAGCGTCTCACGCCTCGTCGGCGCCCCGCCCGGATATGTCGGATACGAAGAAGGTGGCCAGCTTACGGAAAAGGTACGCCGCAAACCTTACTCGGTTGTTCTGCTTGATGAAATTGAGAAAGCGCATCCTGATGTGTTCAATATTCTCTTGCAGGTGTTCGACGACGGAATTCTGACCGACAGCCTCGGACGCCGCGTGGATTTCAAGAACACAATCATCATCATGACGTCGAACATCGGTACGCGTGATCTCAAGAAAAGCGGCGGGTTCGGCTTCGGTACAGACTCGGCAAAACACACGGCGGAATCGATCAAATCAACAATCGAAGATGCGCTGAAGCGGGTGTTCAATCCGGAATTTCTGAACCGCATCGATGACACGATTATCTTCGGATCGTTGACGAAAGAGCATATCATGCAAATAGTTGATATTCAGATGCGCGATTTGATGAAGCGCATTGCGACAATGGGTATCACGATTGAATTGACAAAACCGGCGAAGGAATTTCTCGCGGACAAAGGCTACGATCCGGCGTTCGGTGCACGCCCTCTGCGACGCGCATTGCAGAAGTACCTCGAAGATCCGATTGCCGAGGAACTGCTGAAGGGCAAATACCCCGAAGGAACAGTGCTGCGGGCAAAAGTGAACAAGAAGGCCGACGAGCTAAAGTTCTCCGTCGTCACTGCCGGTGAAGTGGATACGCCGGAGGAAGAAGAAGAGAAACCGGCGGACGTGTCATAG
- a CDS encoding MFS transporter: MNPWRGIGDLPKQMWLMSFAVFINRAGMMVLPFLVLYLNRTIGYTVKEAGFVVASYGIAALVTASFAGKLSDRFGPLQVMRYSLGLSGLLLFLLPLAHTFAAIVVAVVVWSAISEAFRPAALAFIADITPPEQRKAAFALNRLAINLGMSIGPAVGGFLFVVSYRALFWADGLTALAASALLFMPSWKPFLTTHHAARQATAQAKATLPAFKDMRLLFFLLASLPVLVIFFQHEAAVPLFLVRDLHLPESDFGLMFTINTVLIILLEVPLNLATAHRPHREMLSIGAVLVGVGFGAMVFISEFWGLAATVVVWTFGEMIFLPTSATYMSEIAPAERRGEYMGLYQMMFSLAFALSALVGTAILDQFGATTLWTATLVAGLVSAGMMWGVKGE; encoded by the coding sequence GTGAACCCTTGGCGCGGCATAGGCGATTTGCCGAAGCAAATGTGGCTGATGTCGTTTGCCGTGTTCATCAACCGGGCCGGCATGATGGTGCTGCCGTTTCTTGTTCTCTATCTGAACAGAACGATCGGCTACACGGTCAAAGAAGCCGGATTTGTGGTTGCCAGTTACGGCATTGCAGCGCTTGTCACGGCGTCGTTTGCCGGAAAACTCAGCGACCGCTTCGGGCCGCTGCAGGTGATGCGCTACTCGCTCGGATTGAGCGGGCTTCTGCTTTTCCTTCTTCCCTTGGCGCACACCTTCGCTGCAATCGTTGTTGCGGTTGTGGTGTGGTCGGCTATCAGCGAGGCATTTCGTCCGGCGGCGTTGGCGTTTATTGCCGACATCACTCCGCCGGAACAGCGCAAAGCCGCGTTTGCGCTCAATCGTCTCGCCATCAATTTAGGCATGAGTATCGGTCCGGCCGTCGGCGGATTTCTGTTCGTCGTTTCCTATCGGGCGTTGTTCTGGGCCGACGGGCTGACCGCACTTGCCGCGTCGGCGTTGTTGTTCATGCCCTCGTGGAAGCCGTTTCTTACAACTCATCATGCGGCACGGCAAGCGACCGCACAGGCAAAAGCGACACTCCCCGCATTCAAAGACATGCGCTTGCTCTTCTTTTTGCTTGCGAGTCTGCCGGTGCTGGTTATCTTCTTTCAGCATGAAGCAGCGGTGCCGTTGTTCCTCGTACGCGACCTGCATCTTCCCGAATCCGATTTCGGGTTGATGTTTACGATCAATACCGTGTTGATTATTCTCCTTGAAGTGCCGCTGAACCTTGCAACAGCGCATCGCCCGCATCGGGAGATGCTTTCGATTGGTGCTGTGCTTGTCGGAGTCGGGTTCGGAGCGATGGTGTTCATCAGCGAATTTTGGGGATTGGCGGCGACGGTGGTGGTATGGACATTCGGAGAGATGATTTTTCTCCCGACTTCAGCAACGTACATGTCCGAGATAGCGCCCGCGGAACGGCGCGGCGAGTACATGGGATTGTATCAGATGATGTTCAGCCTTGCATTCGCACTCAGCGCATTGGTCGGCACGGCAATCCTCGATCAGTTCGGAGCAACAACATTATGGACGGCAACACTTGTTGCAGGGTTGGTTTCTGCGGGGATGATGTGGGGGGTGAAGGGAGAGTGA
- a CDS encoding metal-dependent hydrolase, which produces MTSTKKSVQITWLGHSAFRCESPSGKTILIDPWLENPKAPAGAKDIPHVDLILITHGHSDHIGNAVEIAKRTNAPVVGIFEVYLYLTSLGVTNAIGMNKGGTVDVGGIKVTMVDAKHSCDIDVDGKIVAGGGEAAGFVIQFENKLVLYHAGDTALFGDMKFIGKLYQPDIALLPIGDLYTMGPREAAIACDLIKPKYVIGMHYGTFPALTGTPQLLRRHLHTKMKKRLVELEPGSPAQF; this is translated from the coding sequence ATGACATCAACAAAAAAATCCGTTCAGATTACCTGGCTGGGGCATTCGGCGTTCAGATGTGAATCGCCTTCGGGAAAGACCATCTTGATTGATCCCTGGCTCGAGAACCCCAAAGCCCCTGCCGGAGCGAAAGACATCCCGCACGTCGATCTTATTCTTATCACGCATGGCCATTCCGATCATATCGGCAACGCCGTTGAGATTGCGAAGCGGACGAATGCACCTGTTGTCGGCATCTTCGAAGTCTATCTCTACCTCACATCCCTCGGCGTAACAAATGCCATCGGGATGAATAAGGGAGGCACGGTAGATGTCGGCGGCATCAAGGTCACAATGGTGGACGCCAAACACAGTTGCGATATTGATGTGGACGGAAAGATCGTTGCAGGCGGCGGTGAGGCGGCAGGGTTTGTGATTCAGTTCGAGAACAAACTTGTCCTTTATCATGCCGGCGATACCGCATTGTTTGGCGATATGAAGTTCATCGGCAAGCTCTACCAACCTGATATTGCCTTGCTTCCTATCGGCGATTTGTACACGATGGGTCCTCGTGAAGCGGCGATTGCCTGCGATCTCATCAAACCGAAGTATGTCATCGGCATGCATTACGGGACGTTTCCGGCGCTGACAGGAACCCCGCAGTTGTTGAGGCGACATCTACACACAAAAATGAAGAAGCGACTCGTCGAGTTGGAGCCGGGTTCGCCAGCGCAGTTTTGA